A stretch of the TM7 phylum sp. oral taxon 349 genome encodes the following:
- a CDS encoding IS30 family transposase gives MRCWLDARNNPCCSELSGYQQTREFVESRLRLRWSPEQIAGRLQIEINKRDKSASLSYISPKAICKYAKKYNLHKHLRRRGKKYRCSRIPAVPAGWMSAGKRNIAARPGVVDELGRLGDLEGDTIFGKDSRDRLLTHVERKTGLVSISLVCGYDVHKIQKQTMLDLERLSRHTGALPKTITYDNGVEFAGWRQTEKDLGADIYFANPYHSWERGRNENANGLIRDFFPKGTDFKKLTNRDILKVESMLNNRPRKRFQWLTPLEYAASLGVAVEGWV, from the coding sequence ATAAGATGCTGGCTAGATGCAAGAAACAATCCCTGCTGCTCGGAGCTTTCTGGATACCAGCAAACCAGAGAGTTCGTTGAATCGCGCCTCAGGCTGCGTTGGTCTCCCGAGCAGATTGCTGGCAGGCTGCAGATAGAGATTAACAAAAGAGACAAATCTGCTAGCTTGTCTTACATCTCGCCTAAAGCAATCTGCAAATACGCCAAGAAATACAACCTCCATAAACACCTGCGGCGCCGCGGCAAGAAATACAGATGCAGCCGTATACCTGCCGTACCTGCCGGCTGGATGTCTGCCGGCAAACGCAATATTGCAGCTAGACCCGGCGTAGTGGATGAACTCGGGCGCTTAGGCGACCTAGAGGGCGATACCATCTTCGGCAAAGATAGCCGAGACAGATTGCTAACTCACGTGGAGCGAAAGACGGGGTTAGTCTCAATTAGCCTAGTGTGCGGCTATGATGTACATAAGATACAAAAACAGACCATGCTTGATCTAGAAAGGCTCAGCAGGCACACCGGAGCCTTGCCAAAGACCATAACCTACGACAACGGCGTAGAATTTGCCGGTTGGAGACAAACCGAGAAAGACCTAGGAGCGGATATTTACTTCGCCAATCCCTACCATTCCTGGGAACGAGGCAGAAACGAAAACGCCAACGGGCTCATCCGCGACTTCTTCCCCAAAGGCACTGACTTCAAAAAACTAACTAACCGGGATATATTAAAAGTAGAATCCATGCTTAACAACCGACCAAGAAAACGATTCCAGTGGCTAACGCCACTGGAATACGCCGCGTCTTTGGGTGTTGCGGTTGAGGGGTGGGTTTAA
- the rpmG gene encoding 50S ribosomal protein L33 → MAKKNNTKRKIVALVSELTGHRTYVTRKNTMNTPDKLKLRKYDPKARKHATYTETKKSLGRNEVKPRKG, encoded by the coding sequence ATGGCAAAGAAGAATAACACCAAGCGGAAGATTGTGGCGCTCGTCAGTGAGCTGACGGGGCATCGTACGTATGTTACGCGTAAAAATACGATGAATACGCCGGATAAATTAAAGTTGCGCAAATACGATCCAAAAGCGCGCAAGCACGCAACGTATACTGAAACGAAGAAATCGCTCGGCCGCAACGAGGTGAAGCCGCGCAAGGGCTAG